From the genome of Glycine max cultivar Williams 82 chromosome 2, Glycine_max_v4.0, whole genome shotgun sequence, one region includes:
- the LOC100789125 gene encoding cytosolic enolase 3-like, with translation MSVQDYLDKHMLSRKLEDAVNAAVRAKTSDPVLFISNHMRKAVQSVITKIKARQILDSRGIPTVEVDLHTNKGVFRASVPSGNSTSMYEAVELRDGDKGVYLGNGVAKAVKNINDKISEALIGMDPTLQSQIDQAMIDLDKTEKKGELGANAILAVSIAACKAGAAEKEVPLYKHIADLSGKTSPTLPVPAFTVISGGKHAGSNLAIQEIMILPIGASKFEEALRMGTETYHHLKAVITEKYGAHNCNVGEDGGFAPNISSFREALDLVKEAISRAGYDEKIKIALDVAATDFCIGKRYDLDFQSPQKSGQNFKSAEDMIDLYKELCSEYPIVSIEDPFDKEDWEHIKHISSLGICQVVGDDLLMSNAKRIERAITESACNALLLKVNQVGTITEVIEVVKLAKEAHWGVVTSHRCGETIDSFIADLSVGLASGVIKAGAPCRGERLEKYNQLLRIEEELGDQAVYAGEDWRQ, from the exons ATGTCAGTGCAAGATTACCTGGATAAGCACATGCTTTCCCGAAAACTCGAAGATGCCGTCAATGCCGCCGTTAGGGCCAAAACCTCCGATCCCGTTCTCTTCATC TCGAATCACATGCGAAAAGCAGTGCAATCGGTGATAACAAAAATCAAGGCGAGGCAGATCCTAGATAGCAGAGGAATTCCAACCGTCGAAGTCGACTTGCACACTAACAAAGGCGTGTTCCGCGCTTCCGTTCCCAGCGGCAACTCCACCAGCAt GTATGAAGCTGTTGAGTTACGCGACGGTGACAAAGGAGTGTATCTCGGAAATGGCGTGGCCAAAGCTGTTAAAAATATCAATGACAAGATATCTGAGGCGTTGATTGGTATGGATCCTACGCTTCAGTCGCAGATTGATCAGGCCATGATTGACCTCGACAAAACTGAGAAGAAG GGGGAACTTGGAGCCAATGCTATATTAGCTGTGTCCATTGCTGCCTGTAAAGCTGGTGCTGCAGAAAAGGAG GTTCCACTTTACAAGCACATTGCTGACCTGTCTGGAAAAACCAGCCCAACACTTCCTGTTCCTGCCTTTACTGTCATAAGTGGTGGAAAACATGCTGGGAGTAATCTGGCCATTCAG GAAATCATGATTCTCCCAATTGGAGCAAGCAAATTTGAGGAAGCATTGCGAATGGGCACTGAGACCTATCATCACTTAAAG GCTGTCATTACAGAAAAATATGGTGCACATAACTGTAATGTGGGTGAAGATGGTGGCTTTGCTCCTAATATATCCAG CTTTAGAGAAGCCCTGGATCTTGTGAAGGAGGCCATTAGCAGAGCTGGTTATGATGAGAAAATAAAGATAGCTCTTGATGTTGCTGCTACAGATTTTTGCATAG GTAAAAGATATGATCTGGACTTTCAATCTCCTCAAAAGTCTGGACAGAATTTTAAGTCAGCAGAGGATATGATAGACTTGTACAAGGAACTATGCTCTG AATACCCTATTGTGTCAATAGAAGATCCATTTGACAAGGAAGATTGGGAACATATCAAGCATATCTCAAGTCTGGGGATTTGTCAG GTAGttggggatgatctcttgatgTCAAATGCAAAACGCATTGAGAGAGCAATAACTGAGTCTGCTTGTAATGCCCTTCTTCTGAAG GTCAACCAAGTTGGAACTATTACAGAGGTCATTGAAGTGGTGAAGCTGGCAAAAGAAGCACATTGGGGGGTGGTAACGTCTCATAGATGTGGAGAAACTATAGACTCTTTCATTGCTGATTTATCTGTTGGCCTTGCTTCTGGTGTAATTAAAGCAGGAGCTCCTTGCAGAGGAGAGCGGCTAGAAAAGTACAACCAG TTACTTCGGATTGAGGAGGAGCTCGGAGATCAAGCAGTTTATGCCGGTGAAGATTGGAGgcaataa
- the LOC100780038 gene encoding proliferating cell nuclear antigen, whose protein sequence is MVMEVVLGEASEVKNVVEAIELVETGVAKFVFSSRGLSLKAMDSRECAMMEILIPSDAFAHYRCDNVFSVGLSLDQMLQLLHRAHDSDIVSLTALEGQDHVTFTFQCPSNLSFSDHRMNLMMDIDNGPLLDIHEDAEYHAIVELPSPVFTTICCHIDSLSNIPIISIIVTRDTPILLVAAGDFGLCMHLPRGGTVIEMTQCVSLAFEIRYLNLVMAAMSLSDTLTIRLSMELPEAVFEYKIAAEKGYVRFHLPIAFNASYLLDD, encoded by the exons ATGGTGATGGAAGTTGTTCTGGGAGAAGCGTCAGAGGTGAAGAATGTGGTAGAGGCCATAGAGTTGGTGGAGACGGGCGTTGCCAAATTCGTTTTCTCAAGCAGAGGGTTGTCATTGAAAGCCATGGACAGCAGAGAGTGTGCAATGATGGAGATCCTCATCCCCTCCGATGCTTTCGCTCACTATCGCTGCGACAACGTCTTCTCCGTAGGCCTCAGTCTCGACCAAATGCTCCAGCTCCTCCACCGAGCCCACGATTCTGACATCGTCTCCCTCACAGCCCTAGAAGGCCAAGACCACGTCACCTTCACATTCCAATGCCCTA GCAACCTGAGTTTttctgatcatcggatgaatcTGATGATGGATATCGACAATGGGCCCCTGCTCGATATTCACGAGGATGCCGAGTACCATGCCATTGTTGAGTTGCCTTCACCTGTCTTTACAACAATCTGCTGTCACATCGATTCTCTTTCCAACATTC CTATAATTTCCATTATTGTCACAAGGGATACTCCTATCTTGTTGGTCGCCGCTGGAGATTTTGGTCTCTGCATGCACTTG CCTCGTGGAGGCACTGTGATAGAGATGACTCAATGTGTGAGCCTGGCATTTGAAATAAGGTATCTGAACCTGGTCATGGCGGCAATGTCGTTGTCTGATACACTCACCATCCGCTTGTCAATGGAGCTGCCGGAGGCTGTGTTTGAGTACAAAATTGCTGCTGAGAAGGGTTATGTTCGCTTTCACTTGCCGATTGCTTTTAACGCATCTTATCTGTTAGATGATTAG